The sequence GAGCCACTGAACCAGAGCCTAGGGCGATCATGGGGATGATCACACGCATTGCCGACAAGGCTGGCGCGCTCGGCAGCGTTGTTTCAGCGATGGGCTGCGCCGCCTGCTTCCCGGCCCTCGCCAGCTTGGGCGCGGCCATCGGGCTGAGCTTTCTACAGGAATACGAAGGGTTGTTTATCTCCACGCTGTTACCGCTGTTCGCCGTCGTGGCTTTGCTGGCGAATGCACTGGGCTGGCTGAGTCATCGGCAATGGCACCGCAGCCTGCTCGGCATGATCGGGCCAGCCATCGTGTTCGCCGGAACCGTCTGGCTGCTTGGCAACTGGTGGACAGCACGCCTCGTATACACCGGCCTAGCCCTGATGATCGGCGTGTCGATCTGGGACTTGGTTTCGCCGGTAAATCGCCGCTGCGGCCCGGATGGCTGCGAACTCCCCGCGAAACACGACTGACTGCGTGAGCCAGCGGCCAACACAGAAAAGGAACGATGAATGACCACCCTCAAAATCACCGGCATGACCTGTGACTCGTGTGCGACGCACGTCAAGGAAGCCCTGGAGAAAGTTCCCGGCGTGCAGTCGGCGGATGTCTCCTATACGAAG comes from Enterobacter kobei and encodes:
- the merC gene encoding organomercurial transporter MerC, with the translated sequence MGMITRIADKAGALGSVVSAMGCAACFPALASLGAAIGLSFLQEYEGLFISTLLPLFAVVALLANALGWLSHRQWHRSLLGMIGPAIVFAGTVWLLGNWWTARLVYTGLALMIGVSIWDLVSPVNRRCGPDGCELPAKHD